Proteins encoded together in one Dasypus novemcinctus isolate mDasNov1 chromosome 9, mDasNov1.1.hap2, whole genome shotgun sequence window:
- the MEGF6 gene encoding multiple epidermal growth factor-like domains protein 6 codes for MEAPRGRGGLAALWCLGLLGGLARVAGTHYRYLWRGCYPCPRDQGAYPVRTEQRPDVDECQVHNGGCQHRCVNSPGSYLCECRAGFRLHADGRTCLAVSSCALGNGGCQHDCVQLSATRHHCRCLPEFQLQDDGRHCARKDPCADRNGGCMHLCQVRRGLAHCTCHAGYQLAADRKACADVDECAAGLAQCAHSCLNTRGSFQCLCHAGYELGADGRQCYRIEMEIVNSCEAGNGGCSHGCSHTSAGPLCTCPGGYALGEDQKTCIDVDDCASGPCCQQLCTNTPGGYECGCEAGYRLSSDGCGCEDVDECASGRGGCEHLCANLAGSFRCACVAGYLLHEDRRHCVPLEEPVVDLAGRLPLARPLPHVAILQDEQLQRIEEDEEEEAEARGEHSLTEKFVCLDDSFGPDCSLRCDDCRNGAACLPGLGACDCPEGWTGLICNQTCPPDAFGKNCSLPCSCENGGTCDPVTGACRCPPGVAGARCEDGCPAGFYGKHCRKKCRCAHRGRCHRVYGACLCDPGLYGRFCHLACPPWSFGPGCSEECRCERRNTQACARTDGHCSCKAGFWGQRCQHECEPGSFGPGCRLTCTCPPGVACDPVDGECRKLCPTGFWGDDCDRACPEGTFGVNCSDSCSCAGAPCDKATGQCLCPPGRSGDGCEAECPEGHWGPGCQEICPPCQHGASCAPETGTCLCPPGYVGSHCQDECPAGWFGPGCQTRCSCANDGHCHPVTGRCSCPPGWTGLDCRSACDGGHWGPDCRHSCNCTGHGSCDPSSGQCLCEAGYAGPRCEQRCPQGHFGPGCGHRCRCEHGAGCDHVSGACTCPPGWRGTFCERACPAGFFGVDCHGACDCADGAPCDAVSGSCLCPAGRLGPRCAQACPALSYGHNCSQACACFNGASCDPVHGQCHCAPGWTGPTCLQACPVGLYGESCQHACLCQNGGTCDPVSGHCTCPKGWTGLGCERACAEGTFGARCEERCACRQGATCHHVTGACLCPPGWRGARCEKACPPGWFGEACAQRCQCPPGAACYHVSGGCGCPPGLVGPGCEQVCPPGTFGEGCSQVCQCPHGNHTCHPATGACACPAGFHGSSCQHRCPPGRYGPGCERPCRCLHGGSCDPVSGACHCRDGFLGADCGLACPPGRSGPHCAHLCACGEGAACDPVSGSCTCPPGRTGPRCELGCPRDRFGAGCAHTCSCRNGGLCHAANGSCSCRLGWTGPRCERACPPGRYGAACRLPCACLNNGSCEPATGACRCGPGFYGHACQHPCPPGFHGAGCQEACQCERGAPCHPVTGQCLCPPGFRGRLCEQGCEPGTFGDGCHQRCACEEGAPCDPVSGLCLCPPGRTGATCDLDCSGGRFGPGCALRCDCADGADCDPVTGQCRCVDGHTGPTCREAPPHPAPHGPASGLSTRAAKH; via the exons CCGTCAGCTCCTGCGCCCTGGGCAACGGCGGCTGCCAGCACGACTGCGTCCAGCTCAGCGCCACCCGGCACCACTGCCGCTGCCTGCCCGAGTTCCAGCTCCAGGACGACGGCCGGCACTGCGCCC GGAAGGACCCGTGTGCGGACCGGAATGGCGGCTGCATGCACCTGTGCCAGGTGCGCCGGGGCCTCGCCCACTGCACGTGCCACGCCGGCTACCAGCTGGCGGCCGACCGCAAGGCCTGCGCAG ATGTGGACGAGTGTGCCGCGGGGCTGGCCCAGTGTGCCCACAGCTGCCTCAACACCCGCGGCTCCTTCCAATGCCTGTGCCACGCGGGCTACGAGCTGGGCGCCGACGGCCGGCAGTGCTACC GGATCGAGATGGAGATCGTGAACAGCTGCGAGGCCGGCAACGGCGGCTGCTCCCACGGCTGCAGCCACACCAGCGCGgggcccctctgcacctgccCCGGCGGCTACGCGCTGGGCGAGGACCAGAAGACGTGCATTG ACGTGGACGACTGCGCGAGCGGCCCGTGCTGCCAGCAGCTGTGCACTAACACGCCGGGCGGGTATGAGTGCGGCTGCGAGGCCGGCTACCGGCTCAGCTCCGATGGCTGCGGGTGCGAGG ACGTGGACGAGTGCGCCTCCGGCCGCGGCGGCTGCGAGCACCTGTGCGCCAACCTAGCCGGCTCCTTCCGGTGCGCCTGCGTGGCGGGCTACCTGCTGCATGAGGACCGCAGGCACTGCGTCC CCCTGGAGGAGCCCGTGGTGGACCTGGCCGGCCGGCTGCCCTTGGCGCGCCCCCTGCCGCACGTCGCCATCCTCCAGGACGAGCAGCTGCAGCGCATCgaggaggacgaggaggaggaggcggaGGCCCGCGGCGAGCACTCGCTCACCGAGAAGTTTG tcTGCCTGGACGACTCCTTCGGCCCCGACTGCAGCCTGAGGTGCGACGACTGCAGGAATGGCGCGGCCTGCCTCCCGGGCCTGGGCGCCTGCGACTGCCCCGAGGGCTGGACCGGACTCATCTGCAACCAGA CATGTCCCCCGGACGCCTTCGGGAAgaactgcagcctgccctgcagctGCGAGAACGGCGGGACGTGCGACCCCGTGACGGGGGCCTGCCGCTGCCCCCCGGGTGTCGCCGGCGCCCGCTGCGAGGACG GCTGCCCCGCGGGCTTCTACGGCAAGCACTGCCGGAAGAAGTGCCGCTGCGCCCACCGGGGCCGCTGCCACCGCGTCTACGGTGCCTGCCTCTGCGACCCGGGCCTCTACGGCCGCTTCTGCCACCTGG CCTGCCCGCCCTGGTCCTTCGGGCCGGGCTGCTCGGAGGAGTGCAGGTGCGAGCGGCGCAACACGCAGGCCTGCGCCCGGACGGACGGCCACTGCTCCTGCAAGGCGGGCTTCTGGGGGCAGCGCTGCCAGCACG AGTGCGAGCCCGGGTCCTTTGGGCCGGGCTGCCGGCTCACCTGCACCTGCCCGCCGGGCGTGGCCTGCGATCCCGTGGACGGCGAGTGTCGGAAGCTGTGTCCCACTGGCTTCTGGGGGGATGACTGTGACCGAG CGTGTCCGGAGGGGACCTTTGGCGTCAACTGCTCGGACTCCTGCTCCTGTGCGGGGGCCCCCTGTGACAAGGCCACGGGTCAGTGCCTGTGTCCCCCTGGGAGGTCTGGGGACGGCTGCGAAGCAG AGTGTCCCGAGGGCCACTGGGGGCCCGGCTGCCAGGAGATCTGCCCCCCATGCCAGCACGGTGCCAGCTGCGCCCCCGAGACCGGAACCTGCCTCTGTCCCCCTGGCTACGTCGGCAGCCACTGCCAGGATG AGTGCCCGGCAGGCTGGTTTGGGCCCGGCTGCCAGACGCGGTGCTCCTGTGCCAACGATGGGCACTGCCACCCGGTGACCGGACGCTGCAGCTGTCCCCCTGGCTGGACCGGCCTCGACTGCCGGAGCG CCTGTGATGGGGGACACTGGGGGCCCGACTGCAGACACTCCTGCAACTGCACTGGCCACGGGAGCTGCGACCCCAGCAGCGGCCAGTGCCTGTGCGAGGCCGGCTACGCAGGCCCCCGCTGCGAGCAGA GGTGCCCCCAGGGCCACTTCGGGCCTGGCTGTGGCCACCGGTGTCGGTGTGAACACGGGGCGGGCTGTGACCACGTCAGCGGGGCCTGCACCTGTCCGCCCGGCTGGAGGGGCACCTTCTGCGAGCGCG CCTGCCCGGCCGGCTTCTTTGGCGTGGACTGCCACGGTGCCTGCGACTGCGCCGACGGGGCCCCCTGCGATGCCGTGAGCGGCTCCTGCCTCTGCCCCGCCGGCCGGCTGGGCCCCCGCTGTGCCCAGG cctGCCCGGCCCTCTCGTACGGACACAACTGCAGCCAGGCCTGCGCCTGCTTCAATGGGGCTTCCTGTGACCCCGTGCACGGGCAGTGCCACTGTGCCCCTGGCTGGACGGGGCCCACCTGCCTGCAGG CCTGCCCCGTGGGCCTCTACGGCGAGAGCTGCCAGCACGCCTGCCTCTGCCAGAACGGAGGGACCTGTGACCCCGTCTCCGGGCACTGCACGTGCCCCAAGGGCTGGACCGGCCTGGGCTGCGAGCGGG CTTGTGCCGAGGGCACGTTTGGGGCACGCTGCGAGGAGCGCTGCGCCTGCCGGCAGGGAGCCACCTGCCACCACGTCACCGGTGCCTGCCTCTGCCCCCCAGGATGGAGGGGCGCCAGGTGTGAGAAAG CCTGCCCGCCCGGCTGGTTTGGAGAGGCCTGTGCCCAGCGCTGCCAGTGCCCCCCAGGCGCCGCCTGCTACCATGTCTCGGGGGGGTGTGGCTGTCCACCTGGTCTCGTGGGGCCTGGCTGTGAGCAGG TCTGCCCGCCCGGCACCTTCGGGGAGGGCTGCAGCCAGGTGTGCCAGTGTCCCCACGGGAACCACACGTGCCACCCCGCCACGGGCGCCTGCGCGTGCCCCGCCGGCTTCCACGGCAGCAGCTGCCAGCACC GGTGCCCACCTGGGCGCTACGGGCCGGGCTGCGAGCGGCCCTGCCGATGTCTCCATGGCGGCTCCTGCGACCCGGTCTCGGGGGCCTGTCACTGCCGGGACGGGTTCCTGGGGGCCGACTGCGGCCTCG CCTGCCCCCCAGGCCGCTCCGGCCCCCACTGTGCCCACCTGTGTGCGTgtggggagggagcagcctgcgacCCCGTCAGCGGATCCTGCACTTGTCCCCCGGGAAGGACTGGGCCCCGTTGTGAGCTCG gCTGCCCCAGGGACCGGTTCGGCGCCGGCTGCGCGCACACCTGCTCCTGCAGGAACGGGGGCCTCTGCCACGCGGCCAACGGCAGCTGCTCCTGCCGCCTGGGCTGGACGGGGCCGCGCTGCGAGCGGG CCTGCCCGCCCGGGCGCTACGGGGCCGCGTGCCGCCTGCCCTGCGCCTGCCTCAACAACGGCAGCTGCGAGCCGGCCACGGGCGCCTGCCGCTGCGGCCCCGGCTTCTACGGCCACGCCTGCCAGCACC cctgcccccccgGCTTCCACGGGGCCGGCTGCCAGGAGGCGTGTCAGTGCGAGCGGGGCGCCCCCTGCCACCCCGTCACCGGCCAGTGCCTGTGTCCTCCCGGCTTCCGCGGCCGGCTCTGCGAGCAGG GGTGCGAGCCGGGCACGTTTGGGGACGGCTGCCACCAGCGATGCGCCTGCGAGGAGGGGGCGCCCTGTGACCCTGTGTCCGGCCTCTGCCTCTGCCCCCCGGGGCGCACAGGAGCCACGTGTGACCTAG ACTGCAGCGGGGGCCGCTTCGGGCCGGGCTGCGCCCTGCGCTGTGACTGCGCGGACGGGGCGGACTGCGACCCTGTCACCGGGCAGTGCCGCTGTGTGGACGGCCACACGGGGCCCACGTGCCGGGAAG CGCCCCCCCACCCGGCCCCCCACGGGCCCGCGTCCGGCCTCAGCACCAGGGCAGCGAAGCACTAG
- the ARHGEF16 gene encoding rho guanine nucleotide exchange factor 16, producing MSQRHSDSALDKKLLEHRFHAELRLDADGNPAPGLPVVRDPPWPGDGAAVQREAAPPRTQEAQPVVLSTQSPAALKLGTQQLIPRGLAAASRTKAPARHQSFGAAMLSKEAARRKPPLSAAPSFSLDDMDVDVGSGGLLRRNLRNQSYRAAMQGAGTPGGGGPAGPSPRLQALAEEPGSPAARHPAKSKKTLARKRVHKGSFKDDPQLYQEIRERGLNTSHESDDDLLEDPGSPQGSRTADTIVMKSYRPAQVTWSQLPEVVEAGLLDKLTTEERKRQEAMFEILTSEFSYQHSLGVLVAEFLQDPALRAAMTLTEHHHLFSNVLDVQGASQRFFEALEQRYKGHVWVEDISDVLEAHAEGPFLPYVAYCSNEVYQQRTLQKLTSSSAAFREALREVEQRPACGHLPLISFLILPMQRVTRLPLLVDTLCLKSQGHPERSKAANCALKAISKLVRQCNEGAHKMERTEQLYTLHTQLDFGKVKSLPLISASRWLVKRGELTLVEDTGLFRKIAGRPTCYLFLFNDVLVVTRKKSEDSYTVQDYAQTEHVQVRKAEPAELPAAGGVNRSSAVPHPFRVTMLRNSEGRQEQLLLTSDSASDRARWITALGRRERQGPANKGDLLQVEVTKAYFAKQADEITLQQADVVLVLEQEDGWLHGERLRDGEAGWFPEDFARPITSRHAVEGNVRRMERLRLETDV from the exons ATGTCCCAGCGGCACTCGGACAGCGCCTTGGACAAGAAGCTTCTGGAACACCGCTTCCATGCGGAGCTGCGGCTCGACGCGGATGGGAACCCCGCGCCCGGCCTGCCGGTGGTCCGGGACCCCCCATGGCCCGGGGATGGCGCCGCCGTCCAGCGCGAGGCGGCGCCGCCGCGCACCCAGGAGGCGCAGCCGGTGGTCCTGAGCACGCAGAGCCCGGCCGCGCTCAAGCTGGGCACGCAGCAGCTGATTCCCCGGGGCCTGGCCGCGGCCAGCAGGACCAAGGCGCCCGCCCGCCACCAGAGCTTCGGCGCGGCCATGCTCAGCAAGGAGGCCGCCCGGCGCAAGCCCCCACTGAGCGCGGCCCCCAGCTTCTCCCTGGATGACATGGACGTGGACGTGGGCTCCGGGGGGCTGCTGAGGCGGAACCTGCGCAACCAGTCGTACCGGGCGGCCATGCAGGGCGCGGGGACGCCCGGCGGGGGTGGCCCGGCAGGGCCCAGtcccaggctgcaggccttggccgAGGAGCCCGGCTCGCCTGCTGCGCGGCACCCGGCCAAAAGCAAG AAGACGCTGGCGCGGAAGCGTGTGCACAAAGGCTCCTTCAAGGACG ACCCCCAGCTGTACCAGGAGATCCGTGAGCGGGGCCTCAACACCAGCCACGAGTCTGACGACGACTTGCTGGAAGATCCCGGCAGCCCCCAGGGGTCCCGGACGGCGGACACCATCGTGATGAAGAGCTACCGGCCCGCCCAAGTCACCTGGAGCCAGCTCCCCGAG GTGGTGGAGGCCGGCCTCCTGGACAAGCTGACCACCGAGGAGCGCAAGAGGCAGGAG GCCATGTTCGAGATCCTGACGTCGGAGTTCTCCTACCAGCACAGCCTGGGCGTGCTGGTGGCCGAGTTCCTGCAGGACCCCGCGCTGCGCGCCGCCATGACGCTCACGGAGCACCACCACCTCTTCTCCAACGTGCTCGACGTGCAGGGCGCCAGCCAGCG GTTCTTTGAGGCGCTGGAGCAGCGGTACAAGGGGCACGTGTGGGTGGAGGACATCAGCGACGTGCTGGAGGCGCACGCCGAGGGCCCCTTCCTGCCCTACGTCGCCTACTGCTCCAACGAGGTCTACCAGCAGCGCACGCTGCAGAAGCTGAC GAGCAGCAGCGCCGCCTTCCGTGAGGCCCTGCGGGAGGTCGAGCAGCGCCCAGCCTGCGGCCACCTGCCCCTCATCTCCTTCCTCATCCTGCCCATGCAGAGGGTGACGCGCCTGCCGCTGCTCGTGGAC ACGCTCTGCCTCAAGTCCCAGGGCCACCCCGAGAGGTCCAAGGCCGCCAACTGCGCCCTGAAGGCCATCAGCAAG CTGGTGAGGCAGTGCAACGAGGGGGCACACAAGATGGAGCGCACAGAGCAGCTGTACACGCTGCACACACAGCTGGACTTCGGCAAGGTCAAG TCCCTGCCCCTCATCTCGGCCTCCCGGTGGCTGGTCAAGCGTGGGGAGCTCACGCTGGTGGAAGACACGGGGCTTTTTCGGAAGATCGCCGGCCGGCCCACCTGCTACCTGTTCCTGTTCAACGACGTCCTGGTGGTCACCAGGAAGAAGAG CGAGGACAGCTACACCGTCCAGGACTACGCGCAGACGGAGCACGTGCAGGTCAGGAAGGCGGAGCCGGCCGAGCTCCCCGCGGCGGGCGGCGTCAACCGCAGCTCGGCCGTGCCCCACCCCTTCCGCGTGACGATGCTGCGCAACAGCGAGGGCCGCCAGGAGCAGCTGCTGCTCACCTCGGACTCCGC GAGTGACCGGGCCCGGTGGATCACGGCGCTGGGACGCAGGGAGAGGCAGGGCCCAGCCAACAAAGGCG ATCTGCTCCAGGTGGAGGTCACCAAGGCGTACTTTGCCAAGCAGGCGGACGAGATCACACTGCAGCAGGCGGACGTGGTCCTCGTCCTAGAGCAGGAGGACG GCTGGCTCCACGGCGAGAGGCTGCGGGACGGGGAGGCCGGCTGGTTCCCTGAGGACTTTGCGCGCCCCATCACCAGCCGCCACGCCGTGGAAGGCAACGTGCGGAGGATGGAGCGGCTGCGGCTGGAGACGGACGTGTAG